CTCGCGCGAGGCGTCGTCCATCCAGTGCAGGTCCTCGAGCATGACGACCACCGGGGCGTGCTGGCTCTTGCCGAGGAGGAGGCGGGTCACGGCGTCGAAGGTCTCGCGTTTGAGCTCCTCGGGCGCGGACTGGCCGGCCGTCCCGGCCCGCATGCCGAGCAGCCGGCCGAGCGCCGGGTACTCGCGCTCCACCCGCTCGGCCGAGGGCTCGCCCACCTTGGCGGCTACCTTCGCGCACGCGGCGTCGGCGGTGTCGCCGGGGACGAGACCGAAGTAGTGCTTCAACATGCTGATGAAAGGGAAGTAGGGCGCCGCCTGTCCGAGCGCGGAGCAACGCCCCTCGAAGAAGATCACGGGCTCGCCCTCGAGCCGCCGCCGGAATTCGTAGAGGAGGCGCGACTTCCCGAGCCCCGCATCGCCGACCACGGCGACGACCTGCGCCTGACTCCCTTCGAGCCGCCGGAAGCACGAGAGGAGGCGCGACTTCCCGAGCCCCGCATCGCCGACCACGGCGACGACCTGCGCCTGACTCCCTTCGAGCCGCCGGAAGCACGCCTGGAGCTGCGCCAGCTCTTCCTCCCGCCCCACGAGCGGCGTCAGGCCGCGCTCGGCGGCGATCGCCATGGGCGTCGCGGCCGCGCTCTCGCCCAGGATCTCGTAGGCCGTCACCGGCTCGCTCTTGCCCTTGACGGCGAGCGGCCCGGCGGGCCGCACCTGGAAGAAGCCGCGCACCAGCCGGTAGGTCGCCTCGCTCACCAGGATGGTGCCCGGCGCGGCCAGCGACTCGAGCCGTGAGGCCAGGTTCGTCGTGTCGCCGATCGCGGTGTAGTCCATCTTCAGGTCGTTGCCGACCGTGCCCACGACCACCGGGCCGGTGTTGATCCCGATCCGTGCCTGCAGCTCGAGGCCGCGCCCGCGCAGGCGCTCGTTCAGGCTGCCGAGCGCTCCCACGATCGCGAGCGCAGCTCGGATCGCGCGCTGCGGCGCGTCCTCGTGCGCCACCGGCGCACCGAAGAGAGCCATCAGGCCGTCGCCCGCGATCTGGTTCACGATCCCCTCGACGCGGTATATCTCGCGGAAGGCGAGCTCCAGGTACTGGTCGAGCAGGTCGTGGTACTCCTCGGGGTCGAGCCGCTCGGCGATCGCGGTCGAGCCCGCCAGGTCGCAGAAGAGGACGGTCACCTGCTTGCGCTCGCCCGCGATCGTGTGCGCGCTGCGGATCTTGTCGGCGAGCGCCTCCGGGATGTGACGCGAGCGCCGCGCCAGGGGGTCGTCGGCCGCCGGGGGCGGCGCGTCGTGCACGCCGGCGGAGCCGATCTCGAGCCCGCAGTCCGGGCAGAAGCGGAAGTCGGGCGACACCGTGGCGCCGCAGCCGCGGCAGGTGAGCGCCACGCGCGCTCCACACGCGTGGCAGAATCTCTTGCCGGCGATCAGCTCGGTGCCACAGGCAGTGCAGCGCACAGATGCGAGGTAGGCCGACGCGGCTGCCAAGTCAATTGATGCCCGCCGAGCTCCCTACGCATCCGCGGTGACGGCGTACATCTCCCAGGCGACGCCGTCGGCTAATAGACGGGTGGAGGTCAAGAGGGGTCGATCAGGTCGGGGCGGAACTCGAGGTGGGCCGAGAGCCACGCCGCGGCGCCGCGCATGGACTCCTCGTTCTTCTTGTTGATGAAGCGGTAGATGGGGCCCTCGAGCCAGCGGAGCCAAGGCTTCGTCATGTGGAACGTCTCGCGGAAGCGCAGCCGGGTCCGGTTCGGGCCGAGGGGCTCGAGCGTCATCGAGCCCGAGAGCCCGGTGCGCAGCATGACGTAGTCGTAGCCCTGGTTCGCGCGCACGTTCTTCACCAGCTCGAACGACTCGCCGCGGCGGCCGAGGGGCAGGGGGTAGACGACGCGGCGGAGGAGGCCATTCCCCTCCGCGTCGCCGGGATAGACGATCTCGACGTCCAGCACGGCGGGCGCGTACTCCTTCCACAGGTCGTAGCGCTGGAAGAGCGCCCACAACCGGCGCGCCGAATGCGGGAGGTCGACGGTGAACTCGTGTTGGCGCATCTAGACCCCCGCCGCTGCGAGCAGCCGGAGCGTGACGAACGTGCCCCCGCGGAGGTTGGCTGGGGCCGCCAGCGCGACGCAGACGAAACCGGGACGCAGATGGGTGTCGCCCACCCTAGCGCGCCCCCGCGATCGCGGCTCTCGCTGCCTGCCCCCGCATCGCGCGGCCTTGCTACGACATTCGGTGCGCGATGTGTAGGAGTGCACGGCGTGGGAGGCGACACCCGCCCGCCCTCGCGGGAGCCCGGACGGACCGCCGCCGCGGCCGTGCACTTGCCCTTGTCACGTAAGCATGCCAATCCCCCGCTCAGAGTGGAGCCCACCGACCAGCGACCGCAGCTCCGGGTCGCGGCTGCAATCGCGCTCGTGTCCGCGCTCTGCCTCCTGCCTCTCCAGGCGCTCGCCGTCCGCGCCGACCAGCTGCCCGCCCTCTTCCTCATCTACGGCATCCACGCGGCGGTGGCCGGCTTCGTGCTGATTGCGAGCTTCACCGGGCTCGGTGTGCGGCGCGCCGACGGGCTCGGGCTCCTCTTCGTGCTCGGGCTGGCGGCGAACCTCCTCCTCTACCTATACCTCCTGCCCTACGCGGTGCCGACCTACCCCGCCCTCATGTCGAGCGCCTTCATCACCCTCCTCATCGCCGGGGCCGTCCTCTTCTCGTGGAGCACGCGACGCACGATCCTGGTCGGCGTCTTCGTGTGCGCCGGCTTCGAGCTCGTCGGCGTGGCGCTCGGCCGCCACGGTCTCCCCACCGCGTCATTCGTGGGCACCCTCAGCTGGATCGCCATCGGGGCCGCGCTCGCGGTCGCCTGCGCGCGCGTACTGGGTCGCTTCCGCACGAGCCTGATCCAGCGCCAGGACGAACTCGCCGCGCTCTCCACGCGCCTCATCTCCGTGCAGGAGGAGCAGCTCCGTCGCCTCTCGCGCGAGCTGCACGACGAGCTCGGGCAGTCGCTCACCGCGGTGTCGTCGTACCTCTGGCTGCTCGAGCGGAAGCTCCCGCCGGACCTGGGCGAGCTCCGCACGCGGGCGGCAGAGGCGCGACGCCTGGTCGCCAAGACCCTGGGCGAGATGCGCGAGCTGTCGCAGCTGCTGCGCCCGCCCGGGCTCGACCTCTACGGGCTCGCGGGGTCGCTCGAGGCGCATCTCGAGGCCTTCCGCGGGCGGCACCGGATCGCGACGAAGTTCACCGCCGACGGGCTCCCGGAGCGCCTGCCGGAGGAGATCGAGACGGCGGTCTACCGCATCATCCAGGAAGCGCTCACCAACGTCGCCCGGCACGCCAGCGCGAAGCGCGTGTGGGTGGCGCTCACGGGAAAGGGAGACGAGCTCGGGCTCGAGGTCCGCGACGACGGCCTCGGATTGCCCGTGGGCGACGGTGCCAACCGCCCGACCGGGATCGGGCTCATCGGCATCCGCGAGCGCGTGCGCGCGCTCGGCGGCACGGTCACGCTGTCGTCGGGCCCGGAGGGCGGCGCCTGCCTGCGTGCCAGCCTGCCGCTGCCGCGCGAGGGCGGCCCCGCCCCGACGGCGAGCGGGCCGGGCCCGTAGCCGCCGCTCGCCTTATGTCATGCGAGGTCTCGCGACACTTCCCGGGAGCGAATTAGCGAGCGACTTTTTTCTTGACGCCGCGTCTCTCCGCGCCGCACTCGGTCCGGGGTCGAGGTGGGAGCGCGGGGCAATCGGGAGAGGAATCCCGGAACGGCAGGCCATGTTGCCGTCTCGCTTGTTAGTGATCGAGCTCGGCTGAGCCAGGCCACCGGGCGAACGAACGGATGCCCGCCGTCTTCCGCGGCCGCCGCAAAGGCGCCCGGGACGATGCCATGCGCGACCGCATGGCATACCCATATGGACGTCCCGTCGCGAACGCTGTAGCAACTGGACAAGGGGACGCTGGCCCTGTCGACCCGCAACGACGAAGAAGGAGACGACAGATGAAGACACTCGCCGCGTTGCTCGTGATCGCTGCGCTGCCACCCCTCGCCCGGGCCGAGGAGGTCTGGCGCTGGAGGGACGCCAACGGCACGCTCTGCTACTCGAACCGGGCCGAGGTCGCGCCGCCCGACGCCACGCCGGTCAGGACCCGCCTGATCGTGGAAGCCGAGAGGCTCCCCGGCCCCTCCGACCTCGTCATGGACGATGGCGTGGTGACGAAGGCCCGCGAGTGGCGTCCGGAGGCTCGGCCCCCGCGCCAGAAGCTGCACCCGACATACACCGGGAAGCGGCTCCGCTTCGGCTGCTACGCGAGCAGTCTCCTCTTCTCCGGTGGCTGGTCGCACCCGGACGACATCACCGTGACCGGCAGCTGCCTTCCCTACCTGCTCGGCCCGGAGGCATGGCTCAACGCGGCACGCGCGGAGCTCGGGCTTCGCCAGAACGGGATCGACTGGCGGCAGGTGGTTCACATGTATGTGGGGCAGCGGGAACTGGAGCCGGCGCGTCGGGCGACCGCGGTGAGCGACGAGGACTGAATCGGCGCCGCGGCCGCATCTTTGAGGCACGAGCCCGGCGCGGGCTAGAATCCTCGGCTGTGCGGGAGACCAGCGACGGGCCGGACCTCGATCTCAAGTCCCGGCGAAACGTCCAGGACCCGTTCCCACTCTACGCCTGGCTCCGCGACAACGAACCCGTCCACTGGAGCGACAGCCTCGACGCCTGGGTGGTGACGCGCTATGAGGACGTCGTCGAGATCTTCGACCGCCCCGAGACGTTCTCCTCCGATCGCTTCCGCAAGATCGACGAGCGGTACACCAGCCAGCGCCCGGCGGTGCGGGCGGTCGCGGAGGTCCTGGGACACTGGCTCGTGTTCCGGGACCCGCCGGACCACGATCGCCTCCGCGGGCTGCTCCAGAGCTCCTTCACGCCGAGGCAGCTCGAGTCGAGTCGCGACCGCATTCAGCGGACCGTCGATGCGCTCCTCGACCGCGTGGTCGCGCGTGGCGCCATGGACTTCATCCGGGAGATTGCCTTCCCCCTGCCCGCGATCGTCATCGCCGGCTTGATGGGCGCGCCGAAGGAGGATCTCGAGGCGATCAAAACATGGTCCGATCGGCTGGCAGCGTACCTCGGCGGGGCGGTCGACGAGCGCGACAACTTCGCCGAGGCGAGCGCCGGCGTCGCCGGGCTGGCCGACTACTTCCGCGCGCTCCTCCGGGAGCGCGAGCGCCGCCCGCGCGACGACCTGATGAGCCTCATGCTCCGCGCGGAGCACGCGGGCGACCACCTGACGCGCGACGAGGTGGTCGCGAACTGCATCCTCCTCCTGTTCGCGGGGCACGAGACGACGACGAACCTCCTCGGGAACGGCCTCTTCCATCTGCTCCGCCACCCCGCCGAGGCAGCGCTCCTGCGCGCCGACCCGTCGCTCCTCCACGGCGCCGTCGAGGAGCTCCTCCGCTACGACGGCCCCGTGCCAGCCACCGTAAAGGTCGCGACGGAGGACGTCCCCTGGAGCCGCCGGACGATTCGCCGCGGCGACATGGTCGTCCCCTTCATGGCGTCGGCCAACCGCGACCCGCGGCAGTTTCCCGACCCCGACACGCTCGACGTGCGCCGGCAGCCCGAGCGCCACGTGGCCTTCGCCGCAGGGACCCACTTCTGCCTCGGCGCATGGCTCGCGCGCCTCGAGGCGCGCGTCGTGCTCGACACGGTCTTCCGGCGGCTGCCGCACCTGGCGCTCGCGCCCGGCGAGCCGCGCTGGAAGCCGATGATCTTCCTGCGCGGGGTCGAGTCGCTGCCGCTGACATGGGGGTCCTGATGAAGGCCGCCGTGATGCGCGCCATCGGCAAGCCCCTCGGCATCGAGGAGATCCGGATCGACACGCCGGGGCCGCGCGAGGTGGTCGTTCGGACCGCCGCCACGGGGGTCTGTCACAGCGACCTCCACGTCCTCGAAGGATCGCTCCCGAGCCCGCTGCCGACCGTCCTCGGGCACGAGCCGGCGGGTGTCGTCGAGAGCGTGGGCAGCGACGTGCGCCACGTAGCGCCCGGGGACCACGTGATCGGCTGCCTCTCGGCCTTCTGCGGCACGTGCGAGTACTGCGTCGCCGGGCGCCCGAACCTCTGCGAGGGCGAGGCGACCATGCGCGGCGCGGACGAGGCGCCCCGGCTTGCGAAGGACGGCGAGCCGATCGCACAGTTCGTGCATCTCAGCGCCTTCGCCGAGCGCATGCTGGTGCACGAGAACGCGCTCGTGCGCATCCGTCGAGACGTGCCGCTCGACCGGGTGGCGCTGATCGGCTGCGCCGTCACGACCGGGCTCGGCGCCGTCTTCAACACGGCGCGGGTACGCGCTGTCCGCACGGCGGCCGTGATCGGCTGCGGCGGCATCGGACTCTCGGTCGTCCAGGGCTGTCGCATCGCGGGCGCCCGGCGCATCGTCGCCGTCGACACCGTCGCCTGGAAGGTCGAGCTGGCGGTACGCCTCGGCGCGACCGACGCCGTGAACGCCGCGGAAGGGAACCCCGTGCCGGAGGTCCTCGAGATGACTGCGGGCGGCGTCGACTACGCCTTCGAGGCGATCGGGACGCCGGCGACAGTCCGCCAGGCGGTGCGCATGACGCGGAAGGGCGGGACGATCGTCATGATCGGTGTCGTGCCCGCGGGGACGAGCGTCGAGCTGCCCGGCGCGGACATCGTGCTCCGCGAGAAGACGATCCTCGGCTGCATGATGGGCTCGAACCGCTTCCGCACGGACATGCCCCGCTACGTCGAGCTCTACCGGAGCGGGCAGCTCCGCCTCGACGAGATGATCTCTGCCCGCCTGCCGCTCGAGCGTGTGAACGACGCCTTCGAGGCGATACGGCGCGGGATGGCGGCGCGGAGCGTGATCGTCTTCGAGTAGGTCGCCCCCCGTCAGCCGGCGTCGGTGGCGGTTGCGATGCCGTCGAAGAACCGCCACCAGAGCTCGAGCGCGCGTGCGACGGCCCGCCGCACGTCTGCCTGCAGCGTCGGGGTGGTCGCCAGGCGGACGACGACGTGGTCGCCGATCGCGCTGTGCTCGCGGTCCGCCTGCTCGTGCACGTCCCAGAACGCGACCTGCGAGCGCGTGCAGCCGTAGTGCCGCTCGAGCGCGCGCGCGAAGGGGCCGAACGCGCCCGGCACCTGGCCCTCAGCGGCGAGGTTCGTCGCCGCGGCGCCCTCGATGAACGGGTGCTCCCGGGTCGACCGCTCGAACCAGTCGATGAGGGCCGCGGTAGCCGAGAGCGGCACGCCGCCCACCATCGCCTCGCGCGGAACGCCGACGCCCTCCCCGAAGCGGATGAAAAGCTCGGGGTGCGAAACGTTGCAGCCCGAGATGCGGCCGGTCTCCTCCTCGTACAGGCTCTCGGCGAGCTCGATCCGCTGCTGGACGTCCGGGCAGCTCGAGTGCAGCGCGCTCACGGCGCGCGGGAACTCGCGCACCTGGAGGAAGAACTGCACGGCGAACGGGCGGAGGGCGGAGCGCGTGAGCCGTCCCTCCGCAATGCGGAGCCAGAGCGGATGGCGGCCGAAGGCACGGCCCGCGTCGATCATCGTCCGGAGGTTCTCGACGAACGCGCCGCCGCCCGGCATCGACCCCGTCTACTCCGCCGTGCGGGACCCTTTCAACCAGCGGATCGGGCTGGCGGCGGCCGGGGGCGTTGGCAAGGAAAGAGGACCGTGAGGTAATCCGGGCATGGCGACCCACGCTGTGGCCGGCGTCCCGGTCGCGGACGAGGCGGGCGTGCGCTGGCTCTCCGCCAATCCGGACAAAGCCTGGGGCGAGAGGTTCTTCCTCGCCTACTCGCCCATCTGGATGATCGCCTTCGGCGTCTACCAGCGGACACGCGTCGGGGACCGGCTCGGCGATCTGGGCAACCTCCTCGTCACGCTCGCCATCTTCGCGCCGGCCTGGGTCGTCCCCGCGATGCTCCACGCGCCGACCACCCGGCGCTGGTACGAAGCCTACTGGTTCAAGTTCAACGTCTGGATCCTCGTCTACTCGGCGATCGGGACGTACTTCCTGACCGAATACTTCTTCGACGTCCTCGGCATGGTCTACAACTACCCGAATCTGCACTGGACGTTCGACTCGGCGCTGGTCGGCTCCGGAAAGCAGGGCGTGCCGGTCATCATGTACCTCCACGCCCACTACTTCTTCCTGACCTACCACACGACGGCGGTCGTCGTAATGCGCCGGGTGCGCACGTCGTGCTTGAACGTCCATCCGGCGGTCGGCGCGCTGGTCGTCGCGGCCGCCGCGTGGTTCTGGGCCCGCGCCGAGATCTCGCTCACCACCTCGCCGTCGCTCGCCGACCAGTTCCGCTACGAGGATCTCGCCTGGGCGCTCCGCTGGGGGGCCCTCGTCTACGCGTGCTACTTCATCGTCAGCTTCCCGATGGTGTCCCGGCTCGACGAGCGTCCCCAGGAGGTCTGGACAGTTCGGCGAACGATCATCGAGGCGTTGGCCGCGGGGATGCTGACCTTCATCCTCCTGGATCTCGTGACGGCGTGGGTCGGGGCGCGCTACCGCTGAGCTGCGCACGCTCTCGCGCGAGTCAGCCCCGCGGCTGTGTCGGCCGTAGGCGAGCGTCTCCTTGACGACACTGCTCACGCATGTTCGCGGCGTCGCATGCCGCATGGTCGCGAGTCGACGACGCTCTACCTGCGCGGCGTCCCGACGGCACTGGTGCGCGAGGCGAAGGCTCGCGCGGCTCGCCGAGGCTCGACGCTGGCGGCGTTGGTGTCCGATGCGCTCGCACGGTCCCTCGAGGCAGATGGGGCGACGGACGATCCGCTCGAGAGCGAGCTTCGCGACGGCATGGAGTGGTACGCCGAGAACCGAGCCCGTCTGCTCCGGCGGTACCCCGGCCAGTACGTGGCGATCGTCGGTCGGGCCGTGATCGACCACGACCGGGACTTCGAGGCGCTGGCTGGCAGGGTGTTCGGACGGCCGTTGTTCATGCCCCGGGTCACGTCGGACGCGCCCGTCGCCCACCTGCGCGCTAGACGCCGGGATGAAACCTACACATCCGGGCTGGCCGGCAGAAACGTCTCGCCCATCAGGTACGCGTCCACCCCGCGCGCCGCCTCGCGCCCCTCCCAGATCGCCCACACGACCAGCGACTGCCCGCGCCGCGCGTCCCCGCACGCGAACACGCCCGGCACCGTCGTCTGATAGTCGGGCCCGGCCTTCAGGTTGCCGCGCTCGGTCAGCTCGCAGCCGAGCTGCGAGACGATCGTGTCCGTCTCGGGGCCGAGAAAGCCGAGGGCGAGGAGGACGAGGTCGCAGTCCAGCTCGAACTCGCTCCCGGGAATCTCCTGCATCAGCGGCCGCCCGTTGTCCTGCGCCCACTCCAGGCGGACGCCGTGGAGCTTCTTCACACTGCCGCGCTCGTCGCCCGAGAAGCGCTTCGTGTTGATGCTCCAGTCGCGGATCACGCCCTCCTCGTGCGACGACGAGGTGCGCAGGATCATCGGCCAGTTGGGCCACGCGAGCGGCGGGCGGTCCTTCGGCGGCTCGGGCAGGAGCTCGAACTGGTGTACCGAGACCGCGCCCTGGCGGTTCGACGTGCCGAGGCAGTCGGAGCCGGTGTCGCCGCCGCCGAGGATGACGACCCGCTTCCCCGTTGCCAGGATCTGGCCCGGCACCTCGTCGCCGGCCACGACCTTGTTCTGCTGGGGAAGGAACTCCATCGCGAAGTGGATGCCCCCGAGCTCGCGCCCGGGCACGGGGAGGTCGCGCGGCTGGGTCGCTCCGCAGGAGAGGACGATGGCGTCGAACGCCCGCCGGAGCTCGTCGGCATGGACGTCGACGCCCACGCGCACGCCC
Above is a window of Deltaproteobacteria bacterium DNA encoding:
- a CDS encoding guanylate cyclase, yielding MRCTACGTELIAGKRFCHACGARVALTCRGCGATVSPDFRFCPDCGLEIGSAGVHDAPPPAADDPLARRSRHIPEALADKIRSAHTIAGERKQVTVLFCDLAGSTAIAERLDPEEYHDLLDQYLELAFREIYRVEGIVNQIAGDGLMALFGAPVAHEDAPQRAIRAALAIVGALGSLNERLRGRGLELQARIGINTGPVVVGTVGNDLKMDYTAIGDTTNLASRLESLAAPGTILVSEATYRLVRGFFQVRPAGPLAVKGKSEPVTAYEILGESAAATPMAIAAERGLTPLVGREEELAQLQACFRRLEGSQAQVVAVVGDAGLGKSRLLSCFRRLEGSQAQVVAVVGDAGLGKSRLLYEFRRRLEGEPVIFFEGRCSALGQAAPYFPFISMLKHYFGLVPGDTADAACAKVAAKVGEPSAERVEREYPALGRLLGMRAGTAGQSAPEELKRETFDAVTRLLLGKSQHAPVVVMLEDLHWMDDASRE
- a CDS encoding sensor histidine kinase, translated to MREVDGELVLAHLDPRRCEQPERDERAPAEVGWGRQRDADETGTQMGVAHPSAPPRSRLSLPAPASRGLATTFGARCVGVHGVGGDTRPPSREPGRTAAAAVHLPLSRKHANPPLRVEPTDQRPQLRVAAAIALVSALCLLPLQALAVRADQLPALFLIYGIHAAVAGFVLIASFTGLGVRRADGLGLLFVLGLAANLLLYLYLLPYAVPTYPALMSSAFITLLIAGAVLFSWSTRRTILVGVFVCAGFELVGVALGRHGLPTASFVGTLSWIAIGAALAVACARVLGRFRTSLIQRQDELAALSTRLISVQEEQLRRLSRELHDELGQSLTAVSSYLWLLERKLPPDLGELRTRAAEARRLVAKTLGEMRELSQLLRPPGLDLYGLAGSLEAHLEAFRGRHRIATKFTADGLPERLPEEIETAVYRIIQEALTNVARHASAKRVWVALTGKGDELGLEVRDDGLGLPVGDGANRPTGIGLIGIRERVRALGGTVTLSSGPEGGACLRASLPLPREGGPAPTASGPGP
- a CDS encoding DUF4124 domain-containing protein, with protein sequence MPAVFRGRRKGARDDAMRDRMAYPYGRPVANAVATGQGDAGPVDPQRRRRRRQMKTLAALLVIAALPPLARAEEVWRWRDANGTLCYSNRAEVAPPDATPVRTRLIVEAERLPGPSDLVMDDGVVTKAREWRPEARPPRQKLHPTYTGKRLRFGCYASSLLFSGGWSHPDDITVTGSCLPYLLGPEAWLNAARAELGLRQNGIDWRQVVHMYVGQRELEPARRATAVSDED
- a CDS encoding cytochrome P450 — protein: MAQRGTRGARASPERDRLAAGGSHVCGAAGTGAGASGDRGERRGLNRRRGRIFEARARRGLESSAVRETSDGPDLDLKSRRNVQDPFPLYAWLRDNEPVHWSDSLDAWVVTRYEDVVEIFDRPETFSSDRFRKIDERYTSQRPAVRAVAEVLGHWLVFRDPPDHDRLRGLLQSSFTPRQLESSRDRIQRTVDALLDRVVARGAMDFIREIAFPLPAIVIAGLMGAPKEDLEAIKTWSDRLAAYLGGAVDERDNFAEASAGVAGLADYFRALLRERERRPRDDLMSLMLRAEHAGDHLTRDEVVANCILLLFAGHETTTNLLGNGLFHLLRHPAEAALLRADPSLLHGAVEELLRYDGPVPATVKVATEDVPWSRRTIRRGDMVVPFMASANRDPRQFPDPDTLDVRRQPERHVAFAAGTHFCLGAWLARLEARVVLDTVFRRLPHLALAPGEPRWKPMIFLRGVESLPLTWGS
- a CDS encoding Zn-dependent alcohol dehydrogenase, producing the protein MKAAVMRAIGKPLGIEEIRIDTPGPREVVVRTAATGVCHSDLHVLEGSLPSPLPTVLGHEPAGVVESVGSDVRHVAPGDHVIGCLSAFCGTCEYCVAGRPNLCEGEATMRGADEAPRLAKDGEPIAQFVHLSAFAERMLVHENALVRIRRDVPLDRVALIGCAVTTGLGAVFNTARVRAVRTAAVIGCGGIGLSVVQGCRIAGARRIVAVDTVAWKVELAVRLGATDAVNAAEGNPVPEVLEMTAGGVDYAFEAIGTPATVRQAVRMTRKGGTIVMIGVVPAGTSVELPGADIVLREKTILGCMMGSNRFRTDMPRYVELYRSGQLRLDEMISARLPLERVNDAFEAIRRGMAARSVIVFE
- a CDS encoding glutamate synthase subunit beta; its protein translation is MGKITGFLEFEREKVHKEPVPERLKHWREFEERTPDEVLKRQGARCMDCGIPFCHKGCPLGNIIPDWNDLVYRGRWREAIDRLHSTNNFPEFTGRICPAPCEEACVLNINNDPVTIKNIEKHIIDHAWDEGWVTPLVPPRRSGKRVAVVGSGPAGMACAQQLGRAGHLVTLFERDDRIGGLLRYGIPDFKMEKWHIDRRMEQMAAEGVTFRTGVRVGVDVHADELRRAFDAIVLSCGATQPRDLPVPGRELGGIHFAMEFLPQQNKVVAGDEVPGQILATGKRVVILGGGDTGSDCLGTSNRQGAVSVHQFELLPEPPKDRPPLAWPNWPMILRTSSSHEEGVIRDWSINTKRFSGDERGSVKKLHGVRLEWAQDNGRPLMQEIPGSEFELDCDLVLLALGFLGPETDTIVSQLGCELTERGNLKAGPDYQTTVPGVFACGDARRGQSLVVWAIWEGREAARGVDAYLMGETFLPASPDV